The genomic segment CAGCTGGATCGTATCCAGGTCTCGCATTTCGCCGACGAGAATGATGTCGGGGTCCTCGCGGAGTGCGGCGCGGAGAGCGTTGGCGAACGACAGTGTATGGACGCCCAGTTCCCGCTGGTTGACCAGACATTTCTTGGATTTGTGTACAAACTCGACCGGATCTTCGATGGTGAGAATGTGTCCTTCAAAGGTGTTGTTGAGATAGTCGATCATGCCCGCGAGTGTGGTGGATTTTCCGGACCCGGTTGGGCCGGTCACCAAGATCAGGCCTTTTTCGCGGTCGCAGAGCTGTCGAAGGATCGGCGGCATGCCGAGTTTCTCCAGGGGAAGGATCTCCGTCGGAATGGTCCGGAACACGGCCCCCAATCCACGCCCTTGCACAAACACGTTGACGCGGAATCGGGCAATGTCGCCGAGGTCGAACGAGAAGTCGCACTCCCGGTGTTCTTCGAAATTCTTGCGCTGCGCGTCACTCATCATGTCGTAGATCAGCGCGTGGGTTTCGTCCTGCGTCAGTGGAGGATGGTCGAGTTTCTTGAGGTCGCCATGCAGGCGGATCATCGGTGGTTCACCCGCGCTGATGTGGCAGTCCGAGGCGCCCTGCTGGACGCCAAAGGTCAACAGTTTGGAGATGTCAATCATCGGATCACTCCATGCAGTGAGAGAATGTATGGATAAACGAGCGCGGTTATGAGTAGAGGATCATGGCTCGTCAGGTTGATTCGATCATGCCATAGGAAGGTGAGAAAGCAAGAAAATACCCAGAAGAGACGAGGGGAAACGGTGGCCGGCGGCCGCTCTGCGAAGGGCGATTGGTGCTTAGATTATGTTGAGCGAACGACCTGCCTGCGCCAGCGCTGCCAGCGCCTGGTCGATGTGCTCATCAGTGTGATCGGCGGTGATCGTGAAGCGAATCCGGCTCGTGGACGCCGGCACGGTCGGTGGGCGAATCGCGGGGGCATAGACTCCCAGTGTGAGCAGTGTGTGGGCGAGGCTCATCGCGCGATCGGGATCGCCGACGATGACTGGAAGAATGGGGCTCTCCGAAGCGGCGAGCTGGAAGCCGAGGCCGCTGAGTCCTTGCGCAAGGCGATGGCGATTCCGCCACAATCTGGCTCGCCGCTCAGGCTCTTGCCGGATCACGCGGAGCGCCGCCGTGGCGGCCGCGGCGGCGGCCGGTGTGGGGGCGGTTGTATAGGTGAAGGCGCGGCAGGTATTCACGAGATAGGCTACGAATTCGGCTGATCCGGCCAGGTAACCTCCGGCGCTCCCGATCGCCTTGCTCAAGGTGCCCATGTGATAGGGGATGCGCGTTTCGACATCGCAATGTTCGAGGGTGCCTCGCCCTGTTTCCCCAAGGATTCCCGTGCCGTGCGCATCGTCGACATAGACGGCGGCGCCATACTGTTCCGCCAAGAGGGCGATGTCCCTCATCGGTGCGATATCCCCATCCATACTGAAAATTCCATCGGTGACGATGAGGGTCGGTTTGCCGGGGGGCCGGCGGCCAAGCAGTTGCTCCAGGTGATTCATATCCCGGTGGTGGTAGATGCGAAATGTGGCGCCGCTCAAGCGGCAGCCGTCGATCAGACTCGCGTGGCAGAGGCGGTCGGCGAGGATGAGTCCGTCTTTCCCGATCAGCGCCTGAACGGCGCTGATATTCGCCAGATAGCCGGCTGCGAAGGTGAGTGTGGCTTCAGTGTCTTTGAACCGGGCGAGTGCCGTTTCGAGTTCTTCGTGGGGCGTAAGGGTGCCGCAGACGAGACGCGAGGCCCCGGATCCTGCCCCGTATTGACGCGTCGCTTCGACGGCCGCTTCTATGACGGCCGGGTGGGTGGCCAGGCCCAGGTAATTATTTGAGGAAAGCAGGATCACGGTGTGCCCGTCAAGCTTGACCGTCGGTCCCGTGGACGAGGCAATGGTGCGCAGCCGGCGGAGTAGGTGCTGGTCCTGCAAATTCTGAAGATATTCCTTGAACATGGTGTCCCGTACCCGCGAAGGGCTTGAATATTTGACAAGGCTGACTGCTCCCTAGTATAAGGCGCGAGGCGCTCGGAAACGACCGCTTCTTTTACTGCGCCTGGAGAATGATTGAGAGAGCATGAGTTATCGAATCAAAGTTCCCGCAAAGGTCGATCCGCTCGATGAAGCGCATCTGCTGACCGGAGTTGAGCGGTTTCTGCTCGTCTTGCAGGAACAGCGGCGGGCGGTTCTGGTCGGACTGGGAGTCTTGCTCGTTGCCGCGGCGGTGGTTGCCGGGGTCATTTGGTATGACTACCAGGCCACGCTGAAGGCACGTGAACTCGATCAGGAAGCGACGCTGCACTATCTCAACCGACCGGCTGACGATCCGAAAAAATCTCACGAACAGCTTGCGCAGGCCATCAATCTCTACAAGCAGGTAGTGGATCAATATCCACGGAGCCCCGTTGCTCCCCTGGCCCTGTTCCATTTAGGGAATGCTCAGGTGCTGGCGAATGAGGTTGATGCAGGGATCGAAACCTACAAACGATTCATGTTGCTCCATGGTTCCAATACCTCGCTCCTGGGGCTTGTTCAGCAGCGGATGGCCTACGCCTATTTGCTGAAGGGGGATCGTGATCAGGCGGTGAAGGCGTTTACCGGCATCCTCGAGATCCCCGGTGCACTCAATAAAGACCACGTGCTCTTTGAGTTGGCCAAATTGGAAGAATCGCAGTCCCGTCCTGAGGGGGCCCTCGCGCACTACCAGGATTTGATGAAAAATTATCCTAACTCGCCCTTCACCAGTGAAGCGGCCGTGCGAGTGAAGGTGCTGGAAGTGAAGAAGTCTCCGGAAAGCCCGGCGGCGGCTGCCACACCTGCGCCGGCCGTGACTGCGCCCGCTCCTCAACCTGAGACGCCTGCTAAGTCTTCAAGCAAGTCTGCCGCGGCGCCCTCCAAGAAAAAACCGTAACGCTTTCCTTAGAATGACCCGGTAAGAGACGGTTGCGTTAGTTCGCAATGACTAGACGGCTTCCTGCCTTGATGGTGGGACCTGTCAGGTTATTGTTGGACTTGAGGGTTTTGACGGAGATGTTGAATCGCTTGGCGATTTTCTCCAGAGAGTCGCCCACTCGGACCCGATACCAATGACCGGATTCCGGCTCAGGCTTGACGTGCCGGACCCTGACGGGGACCGGAAGCGGCGCGAATTTGTGTGTCGGGGCCCGATCCAACAATTGTTCGACCTTCTCTCTGGTGCCGACCGGAACCTTCAGGTGATATTCGGCATCGTCCGGGGGCGTGGCATCGCGCCGTAACTCCGGGTTGAGCACCTTCAGTTCCTGGTACGAAATACCCGTCACATTCGCAATCGCCTTGAAGTGGATGGGGCGTTTTACGACCACTTCCTCGAATTGGTGAGGCCGCACGTCGTTCTGCGGAAAGCCATAACGGTCCGGATTCTTGGCGATGATGGTGGCGGCCATGAATCGGGGGACGTATTCTTTCGTTTCCCGCCGGATCAGCCGTGTTTTGGCAATGTCTGAAAAGCTCTCCGCTTGCGCCGTATGGAGCGCCCGCATCACCTTACCTTCCCCGGCGTTGTAGGCGGCCATAGCCAGAGGCCAGGTGCCGAATAGGTCGTACAGGTCCCGCAGGTAGCGGGCAGCCGCAACGGTCGATTTCACAGGGTCTCGTCGTTCGTCCACGTAACTGTCGACACGCAGCCCATAGACCTTGGCGGTCCCCTTCATGAATTGCCACGGACCGGCCGCCCGGGCGCGGGAATAGGCATGGGGGTTAAATCCGCTTTCAACCAGAGACAGATAGATGAGATCGCTGGGAAGCTGGAATTCGGAGAAGATGCTATCAACCAGCGGGCGATAGTGGCTGAGGCGGATGAGCCACTGTTCAAATCGATTGCGGATAGAGACGTTGAAAAAGCGAATATGACCTTGAACGGATGGGTCGAGCACAATCGGCACGTTGTAGGCCGTGGCTTCCTCCGATTCCTGCCCCTGCGCCGCCGCTTCCTCCTGAGCCACCTCTGCTGGCGGTGTCAGCAGGTCTGTAAATCGAGCGGTGGTGCCATTGAGCGGCTTGAGCTGAAGGAGCGCTTCGGCCGGCGGGACTTCGGTCGACGGTTCGCTGGCAATGGGGGCCGGGGGCTCAACGGCTTCGAGTTCCGCGGCAGTGGCGTGGTCTTCTTCGTCCAACGAGTATTCCGGTTCCTGAATAGAAGGTGGAACGTCCTCCTGCATGGTCTCCGCGGTCGCCGGTGTATCAGCGTGGGGAGGGGGCGGCAACTCCGCCCCTGCGAGAGTCGGCCACGAGAGAGAGAGCAGCCAGAAAGAGAGAAGCGGCAGCGCGCGAGCACCTGTGACCAGGAAACGTGCATGCATAAGGACACCCACTAGACTGTTCAGGGAATGAGAAATCACTGACTTCCGAAGGGTAGCCTATCGATGAGGTTACAACTTGTCAAGAAATTGAGGGAGTTGAGTCGTCATCGAGCGTGTGGTGAAAAATCATCGCGCGGGGAGTCGCCTCGCGTCCCCGAAGTAAATCTTGCCTGATGCAGTGAAGTCGCTGAAAAGATAAGCATCTTCACGGTCTGTTACCTTGACACCTCAGGGGGGCTATGGTAGCGTACGCCCCTTCTAAATCCCTGACATCGTTCGTTCTGCACAGTGAGGAGGATCGTCCCATGTTGAAACGGTATTTGCTAGCTCCCGGACCCACCCCCGTTCCTCCGGAGGTGTTACTGGCGATGGCCAGACCGATGATTCATCACCGGGCGCCTGAATTCGATAAACTCTTTGCCGAGGTTCGTGAGGACTTGAAGTGGCTATTTCAAACCAGGAACGATGTCTTGATTCTTGCGGCATCCGGCACCGGAGGCATGGAGGGGTCGGTCTCGAACTTCTTGTCCCCGGGCGATAAAGCCCTCACGATCAACGGCGGTAAGTTCGGCGAGCGTTGGACGAAGCTGTGTAAGACGTTCGGAGCGCAGGTCACCGAGTTGAAGGTCGAGTGGGGGCGCGCGGTAGATCCGCAGGCCGTCGCGGATGCCTTGAAGAAAGATCCGTCGATCAAAGCCGTCTATGTGCAGGCGAGCGAAACCTCCACGGCTGTGGCGCATGACGTCAAGGCGCTGGCCGATATCGTCAAAGGGTATGAGGAGACGATTCTGGTCGTGGATGCCATCACCGCGCTGGGAGTGCTCGACCTTAAGACCGATGCCTGGGGCCTCGACGTGGTTATCACCGGTTCGCAGAAGGCGTTGATGTTGCCGCCGGGGCTGGCCTTCGCCAGCGTGAGTGAAAAAGCCTGGCGATTAGCCGACAAGGCCAAGAACGCCGCGTTCTATTTCAATTTTAAGCGCGAGCGGGAGAATCAACAGAAAAGTACGACGGCCTATACGCCGGCCGTGTCCCTCATTCTCGGCCTGAAGGAAGTGATGAACATTCTGAAAGCCGAGGGACTGGAAGCCGTCTTCGCCCGTCACGCGATGTTGGCGACGGCGATGCGGGAGGGCATCAAGGCCGCCGGGCTTTCCATCTTCCCTCAAGAGCGTCCGAGCGATGCGTTAACCGCGATTTCGGCGCCTGAAGGTGTGGACGGACAGGCCGTCTATAAGAATTTGCGGACCCAATATGGAATGACGGCGGCGGGTGGTCAGGATCACCTGAAGGGCAAAATCTTCCGTATTTCTCACATGGGGTATATCGATAGTTTTGACGTCATCACGGCCCTGGCGGCGGTGGAGATGGTCATCAAGGGGCTGGGCTATCCCATAAAACTCGGTAGCGGGGTGGCAAAGGCTCAAGAAATTATTATGGGCAAGTCTTAGACTCACCGTCAGGTAAGGCGTCACGACAATGAAAATATTGGTCAGCGATAGTCTCTCGAAGCAGGGTGTCGAGGTATTGGAGAAGGCCGGCTTTACGGTGGTGGTGAAAACCAAACTGCCGAAAGAAGAGCTGCTGAAGGAAATCAAGGACGCGGACGGACTGATCGTCCGCTCCGGGACGAAAGTCACCGCGGAAGTCATCGCGGCCGCCAGCCAGCTGAAGGTCGTCGGGCGAGCCGGTTCCGGCTTGGACAATGTCGATACCCCGGCCGCCACGCGCCGCGGCATCGTCGTCATGAATACACCCGGTGGCAACACCGTGACGACTGCCGAGCATACGATGGCCATGATTTTCTCGATGTCGCGCCGCATCCCGCAAGCGACCGCCTCGACGAAGGGCGGGAAGTGGGAAAAAGAAAAGTTCATGGGCGTGGAGTTGTACAACAAAGTGCTCGGCATTGTCGGCGTCGGCCAAATCGGCGGGTATCTCACCAAGCTTGCACAGGGAGTAGGGATGCAGGTGATGGCCTACGATCCCTATCTGGCCCCGGAGCGTGCGGAAAAAATGGGTGTGACCATCGTCGAGCTGGACGAACTGTTCCGCCGAGCTGATGTCATTTCCGTCCACACTCCGCTGACCCCGGAAACCAAAGCCCTGATCAATGCGCAAGCCATTGCCAAGATGAAGACCGGCGTCATGATTGCCAACTGTGCGCGTGGCGGGATCGTCCACGAGGGGGATTTGTGCGAGGCGCTCAAGTCTAAAAAGGTTGCCGCCGCGGCATTCGATGTGTTTGAGGATGAGCCGGTGAAGCCGGACAATCCGCTCCTGGGGTTGGATAATTTTATCTGCTCCCCGCACATCGGCGCCTCCACCACGGAAGCGCAGGAAAATGTGGCGATCGGCATCGCCGAGCAGATCGTGGAGTATTTCACGAAAGGGATTGCCAGGGGCGCGGTGAATATTCCCTCGGTCTCGCCGGAGCTCTTGCCGAAACTCCAGCCGTATTTGTCGCTTGGCGAACGTGTCGGCCTCTTGCAGTCGCAGTTGCTGGAAGGTGGGCTGGAGCGCTTGACCGTCGAGTACAGTGGAGAAGTCGCCGGGCTGAACGTGGCGCCATTGACGATTGCGGTTCTGAAGGGGCTCCTGACCCCAATCCTTGAAGATCCGGTCAACTATGTGAACGCGCCCGTCGTCGCCAAGGAACGTGGCATTGAAGTCAAAGAGGTGAAGATCAGTGATGCCGGAGACTTTGCCAGCGTGATCCGGGTGCGGGTTGAGGGTGGGAAGAAGTCTCATCAGGTTGCCGGAACGCTCTACCACCGGAAGGATCCGCGCATCATTGAGATCGACCAGTTCAAGGTGGAAGTGGTGCCGGACAACCATCTCCTGCTGATCCAGAACGAGGATCGTCCCGGGGTGATCGGCACGGTGGGGCATATCCTCGGCGATCACAACATCAATATTGCGCGTATGCAGTGTTCGCGGGAAGAGCGTGGCGGCAAAGCCTTGCAGATTTTCGGGCTCGATGCGCCGCTTCCTAAGTCGGTCCTCGATCAGATTACGAACAGCAAGCACATCCTTTCCGTGAAGGTCGCCGACCTGTCGAAAGGGTTGTAGATTGCCCGGCAGTCGACCATGGGCGCTCTTTCGTTGAAGGCTTCCTCTTCCTCCTCGCCTCTGGTGGCAGGTCGGGAACGGTCGCTCATTCCGGTTGGAATGAGCACCATTCTTCCTGACGCCGCTCGACGTATCCGACAGCTCGAGCAGACGCTGCTGGCCGTGCTTGCCCGCGGGGGCTACGAAGAAATCATTCTGCCGATGTTCGAGTACCTGGACGTCCTCGCGCCAGGCCTGGAATCTGAACTGATCGAGAAATGTTATCAGCTGGTCGATCGGACGACGGGCCGGTTGATGCTGCTGCGTCCGGATGCCACGGCACAGATCGCCAGGACGGTCGCCATGGGGATGATGGGGGAGCGGCTTCCGCTGCGGTTATGTTATCGCACTTCCGTGTTCCGCTATGAGCGTGAGCACGCGGGCCGCGACCGCGAGATTTTTCAAGTCGGAGCGGAACTCATCGGTGTGGACGGGGTTGCCGGAGATGCCGAGGTGCTGACACTTTTGCTGGAATGTTTGGCACAGGTCGGATTGTCTTCATTCAAGGTTGCCGTCGGCCATGTCGGATTTTTTACGGCGTTGCTGGCCAAGTCCGGCTTATCACTCGAGGGGCAGAAGCGTGTGGAGCAGGCTGCTGCGCGGAAAGACATGCCGCTGCTTGAGGAATTGCTGACACGCGAGGGGATACCTCGGTCGACGGGGCGGGTCATTCTCGAAGCGCTGGATTTGTGCGGTGGGCCTGAGGTCTTGGTGCGCGGGAGAAAGTTGGTGGGGCGCGACCGGACCCTCCTGAGACCACTCGATCGCCTTGCGCAGGTCTATGAGCGATTGGTGTCGCCCGGGCAGCAGGCGGTGTTGCTCGATTTGGGCGAGTTCCGCGGGTTTGAATATTATGACGGGATAGTCTTCGACGTCTTTGCGCCGGGTATCGGGGCGGAGCTGGGAGGCGGGGGCCGATACGACCATTTAATGGGCCGGTTCGGTCGGACCGCGGCTTCTACCGGGTTTGGTCTCGATGTCGATCGTCTGTTTCGAGCCCTCGATGCGTCCGGTGTGGTGACGCCGCCTCACTCCGGTCCCTCTACAACCGCTGGCTCCAAGCCGGTTGCGGCAGAACCGCGACGGCGCAGGAGCCGGGTATGAAGTCGCTCTCCGTGGTTGATCTCACCTCCCCCAAATTGCCGCCGCAGAACGTCGAGGCCGAACAGTCGGTGCTCGGCGCGATCTTGTTGGATAACACGGCGATGGCCAAGGTGATGGAGCTACTGACGGACGAGGAGTTTTACCGGACTGCGCATCGCAAGATTTATCAAGCCATGCTGGAGCTGTCCGATCGCGGCGAAGTCATCGATCAGATTACGCTCACGGAATGCTTGAAGGCGCGCTCTGAGCTCGAAGCGGTCGGAGGATCCGCCTATCTAGCCGAGCTCGTTCAGGTGGTGCCGACGGCGGCCAATGTCCGCTATCACAGCAAGATCGTTCGGGACAAAGCGCTGTTGCGAGGGCTCATTCAGACCTCGACAGAGGTCGTGACGCGCGGGTATGACGGGACGGTGGCAGTCGATGAGCTGTTGGATTTTGCCGAGCGTTCGGTCTTCAGCCTTGCTCAGGGAAAGCTGGATCGTTCCTTTACTCCGGTCAATCAGATCATCAAAGAGAGTCTCGATGTCGTCGACAAGCTGTCCAAGCGCAAGGAACGTGTCACGGGCGTACCGACCGGCTTTATCGATCTGGATGATCTGACCGCCGGATTACAGCCGTCGGACTTGATCGTCATTGCCGGCCGTCCGAGTATGGGCAAGACCAGTCTGGCGCTTGGGATGGCGCAGCATGCCGCGCTGCATGCCGGCACCGTCGTCGGCATTTTCAGCCTCGAAATGTCGAAGCCGCAACTCGTGCTCCGCATGTTGAGTTCCGAGGCCCGCGTCGATTCGCATGCGCTCCGGACCGGTCGGTTGCAAAAGGAAGACTGGTGGCGCCTTGCGGAAGCGGCCGGGAAGCTGGAGCAGGCGCCGATCTATATCGACGACTCCGGCGCCGTGACGGTGCAGCAGATGCGCGGGAAAGCGAGGCGGCTCAAGGCTGAGCGTGGCCTCGATCTGTTGATTGTCGACTATCTCCAGCTCATGCAAGGGAAGAGCGACTCCGAGTCACGGCAGCAGGAAATTTCCGACATTTCCCGTTCCTTAAAAACCCTGGCGAAAGAGCTGAACGTGCCGGTCATCGCCCTGTCACAGTTGAGTCGCGCAGTGGAAGCCCGGAAGCCCCCGGTCCCTATGTTGGCCGACTTGCGGGAAAGCGGCGCGATCGAGCAGGACGCCGATGTCGTGATGTTTATCTATCGTGAAGAAGTCTACGAACCCGCGACGGAGAGAAAAGGCATCGCAGAAATTCTGGTCAGTAAGCATCGTAACGGACCGATCGGGAAACGGGACCTATTTTTCCACGACCGGTTTGCCAAGTTCGAGAATCTCGAGAGTCGCGAGGTCGTTTGACGCGTTCTTTCTCGGGCCGGTATAATTCCCGTCAGTCACTGTCCTTCGAATATTTCCCCTGCAAGTTGAGCGGATGATTGTGCAACGATTGTGTGAAGCGTGTCGGCAGCCACCTGTCCGAAGGGGTTCTGTGAACGTCAGAACGGTAGCTCTTTTACTGGCGGCTATGTCCTGTGTCACCGCCGCCTGCCACAGCACACCGCCTGCCCGTCCCGCTCCTGCTGCGCTCCCATCCGCCGTGCCGGTGGCTCCTCGTCCCATGCCCTCATCCTCAGATTCTCGCGCGTCCTACCACTTTCTCCTCGGATACCAGGCCGAGTTGGATCAGGAGACGGAACTGGCGATCAAGGAATATCAACTTGCCCTGCAAACGGATCCCGCTTCGAACTATCTCAAAGCCAGGCTGGCCGTGCTCTACTTCACCGCGGGGGATGTGCCGTCGGCGGTGCGCTTTGCGGATGAAGTGGCCGATGTGCCGGGGCTGGATGCGCAGATGCTGGGGCAAATCGGCGGCATGTATGCGGCCGCAGGCAAGCCCGACAAGGCGCTGAGACTCTTCAATCGTGCCATTGAGCAGGAACCTCAGCGTAGCGAGCATTTCTTTGCCAAGGGGCTGTTGCAAGCCAATCAGAAACAATATGTTGAAGCCGAAGACACGATTCGCGCTGGGATCAAGATCAGCCCGGACTCGGCAGTCGGGTACTACTATTTAGGTCGGATCGGGGTCGAAGCCAGAGATTTTGACAAGGCGACGACTCATTTCGAGCAGGCGGTGGCACTGAATCCAGCCTTCGAACCCGCCTACGTGGCTCTAGGGTCTGTGTATGAAGCCAAACAGGATCGGGACAAGGCGATCGGGATCTATCGTCGCTACCTGCAGGGTGTGAATCCAAAAAATCGGGACATCCGGCATCACCTCATTCGGCTGCAAGTCTCCGCGAAGCAGTACGACGATGCGCTCCGAGAATTGCAGGAGATGTTGGCGGAAGATCCGTCGGACCTCGATGCTCAGCTCCGGATGGGGCTGGTCTATGGGGAGCAGAAGGACTACCCCAAAGCCATTCAGCAGTTGAAACAAATCCTCACGGTGCGGCCGACCGAACTGAAGGTTCGTGACTACCTGGGGTATTTGTATGAAGAGACCAAGGATTACGCCAATGCGATGGAGGCCTATCGGTACAATCTGACGCTGGAGCCTTCGTATTTCGAGGGGCATCTGCATTTGGGCGTGCTCCAGTACCGGACCAAGCAGTATGCCGAAGCCATTCAGCACCTTCGCGAAGCCAGCCGGTTGAATCCCAAGCAGCCGGAGGCCCATATCGTCCTGGGGTTGTCACATTTTCAAGTCGAACAATATGAGCCTTCCCTTCAGGCGTTTCAGGAAGGGATTCGCCACAATCCGGAGAATGCGGACCTGCATTTCAACGCGGGAACCGCGTATGACAAGCTGAATCGATTCGACGAGGTCGTGAAGTCCATGCAGACGACGCTCGCCCTGGATCCGCACCACGCCGATGCCATGAACTACCTAGGGTATAGCTATGCAGAACGCGGCGTGAAGATCGAAGAAGCGATTGCACTGACCAAGCAGGCCGTCGCACTTCGACCGACCAACGGGTATTACGTCGATAGTCTGGCCTGGGCCTTTTTCAAGAAGGGTCTGCTGGCTGAAGCGCTGGCGGAGATGAAACGGGCGGTTGCGCTGGTCGGCGACGATCCCGTGATTTATGAACATCTCGGCGAAATCTACTTAAAGCAGCAACATCTCTCGGATGGTCGGGAAGCGCTCCTGCATTCGCTGGAACTGGATCCGTCCAACGACAAGCTGATGCAGCGATTCCGTGAACTGGGTTTGGGTGATCCCGCCAAAGAAGAACGCATTCGCCAGGCGCTCCGGCGCGTTTCAGATCGCAAGGGCGCCACTCCGGCTCCCGCTCAGCAGTAATCCCTCTTTTTTTTTCGCTTCATCGGGCATCCACGAACCGGGCTTCATCGCCTGCGGCCTTTCCACGCCCCGCACAAATCCTTTCCGTCTGGCGGCCCTCTCCCAGTCCTGAATTGCCGGGACCGGCAGTCTCCTATTTGTTGGGAATGGGAGCCGTGACTGTTCGATTC from the Nitrospira sp. genome contains:
- a CDS encoding tetratricopeptide repeat protein; translated protein: MPSSSDSRASYHFLLGYQAELDQETELAIKEYQLALQTDPASNYLKARLAVLYFTAGDVPSAVRFADEVADVPGLDAQMLGQIGGMYAAAGKPDKALRLFNRAIEQEPQRSEHFFAKGLLQANQKQYVEAEDTIRAGIKISPDSAVGYYYLGRIGVEARDFDKATTHFEQAVALNPAFEPAYVALGSVYEAKQDRDKAIGIYRRYLQGVNPKNRDIRHHLIRLQVSAKQYDDALRELQEMLAEDPSDLDAQLRMGLVYGEQKDYPKAIQQLKQILTVRPTELKVRDYLGYLYEETKDYANAMEAYRYNLTLEPSYFEGHLHLGVLQYRTKQYAEAIQHLREASRLNPKQPEAHIVLGLSHFQVEQYEPSLQAFQEGIRHNPENADLHFNAGTAYDKLNRFDEVVKSMQTTLALDPHHADAMNYLGYSYAERGVKIEEAIALTKQAVALRPTNGYYVDSLAWAFFKKGLLAEALAEMKRAVALVGDDPVIYEHLGEIYLKQQHLSDGREALLHSLELDPSNDKLMQRFRELGLGDPAKEERIRQALRRVSDRKGATPAPAQQ